Part of the Streptomyces europaeiscabiei genome is shown below.
GCTGGTCGTCTGCCCCGCCTCCCTGCTGGGCAACTGGCAGCGCGAGATCACCCGCTTCGCCCCCGGCGTGCCCGTCCGCCGCTTCCACGGCCCCGACCGCACCCTGGACGACCTCGCCGACGGCTTCGTCCTCACCACCTACGGCACCATGCGCTCGACGGCCCCACACCTGGCCCAGCAGGAGTGGGGCATGGTCGTCGCCGACGAGGCCCAGCACGTCAAGAACCCCTACTCGGCGACGGCGAAGGCCCTGCGCACGATCCCGACGCCCGCGCGCGTGGCCCTCACCGGCACCCCGGTCGAGAACAACCTCTCCGAGCTCTGGGCCCTCCTCGACTGGACGACCCCAGGGCTCCTGGGCCCGCTGAAGTCCTTCCGCGCCCGCCACGCCCGCGCCGTGGAGAACGGCGAGGACGGCGAGGCCGTGACCCGCCTCGCCCGCCTGGTCCGCCCCTTCCTCCTCCGCCGCAAGAAGTCCGACCCGGGCATCGTCCCCGAACTCCCGCCCAAGACCGAGACCGACCACCCCGTCCCCCTCACCCGCGAACAGGCCGCCCTGTACGAGGCGGTGGTCCGCGAGTCGCTGCTCGCCATCGAGACGGCGGAGGGCATCGCCCGGCGGGGCCTGGTCCTGAAACTCCTCGGTGCCCTCAAGCAGATCTGCGACCACCCGGCGCTGTATCTGAAGGAGGAGGCGGGCGTTGCCACCGGAGACCGTTTCGCCGCCCGCTCCGGCAAACTGGCCCTGCTGGACGAGCTGTTGGACACGCTTCTCTCCGAGGACGGCTCCGCGCTGGTCTTCACCCAGTACGTCGGCATGGCCCGCCTGATCACCGCGCACCTCGCCGCCCGCGCCGTCCCGGTCGAGCTGCTGCACGGCGGCACACCGGTCAAGGAGCGCGAGCACATGGTGGACCGGTTCCAGAGCGGGGCGACGCCGGTCCTGGTCCTGTCCCTCAAGGCGGCCGGAACCGGCCTGAACCTCACCCGCGCGGGCCACGTCGTCCACTTCGACCGCTGGTGGAACCCGGCCGTCGAGGAGCAGGCCACCGACCGCGCCTACCGCATCGGCCAGACCCAGCCCGTCCAAGTGCACCGCCTCATCACCGAGGGCACCGTCGAGGATCGCATCGCCGAGATGCTGGAATCCAAGCGGGCCCTCTCCGACGCCGTCCTCGGCTCGGGCGAGGCGGCTCTCACGGAGCTGGGTGACCGGGAGCTGACCGACCTGGTGTCGTTGCGGAGGCCTGCGTGAGCGGGGGAGCAGGGACGCCGGAGGGTGCGCAGAGGCGTGCCTGGGAGGACGTGCGGGCAGAGGACGGGGCCGTCGGTTCCGCGCCCGGCGTGCCTCCTTCGGCGGGGGACGCGGAGGAGCCGGGGAGCCTTCGGACGGAGAGCGAAGGGGTATCGCCGTCCGACGGGGCGGATACCGCCGCGGCCGAGGTCGCGGCAGGTCCCGAGGGAGCGGACGGGCCGGATCACGGCACCGGGCCCCGTCCCGCCGACGCGGCCCGCCGGGCGTTGCGGGCGGCGCGGGAACGTGACAGGTACGGGGCCGAGGCCGGGGATCAGCGGGGCTCGGGCTCTTCGCCGGGTGCGGGAACGACAAGGCCCGGGGAGGCGTCCGGGACTCGGACGGCCCCCCAGACCGCCGCTCGGCCGGGTGACGTGGCCCGGGAGGCGTTGCGGAGGGCTGCGCAGTCCAGGGCGGCCGGCCTTGAGGAGCCGAGGGGGGAGCGTGGCGCGGCTGAGTCGGTCGGAGGCCAGAGCGCGGTCGAGTCGGTGGTGGAGCCGGGTGTGCCCGGGTCGGTGACGCGAAGCGCACCTGACAGTCGGGCGGGGGAGCGTGCTTCTGCCGAGGCCGGGGACTCCCGGTCCGGTGAGGGGCCTGGTACCGCTGCTCGGACCCACGAGACGACCAGGCACGGTGACCGACCCGGCGAGGAGCCGCAGCCCGGTTCCCGGGCCGATGACGGAACCATGCCCGACGGAACCATGCCCGACGGACCCATGCCCGGTGGGCGGCCCGGTGAGACGACCCCGCCCACTGCTCGCCCCGGTGAGGGAGGCATGTCCGGCGCTCGCCCCCGTGCGGCCGCGAAGCCCGGCGCTCGCCCCGGCGACATCGCCCGGGAAGCCTTGCGGGCCGCACGCGATGCCGCCGAGCGGGCCCGGGAAGAGGCGGAGGGCGCTCGTGCCGGGGCTGTGGGCACGGGGGGCAGGACTTCGGGAGGGACCGCGGGCCCATCACCGACCCGGTTGCGGGAGCAGCGGGGCCAGGGAGGCGATGCCGGAGCAGGCCGGGCACCTGGAGTTCAGGGCCCGGGAGATCCGGCCTCAGGTGAAGATCGGGCTCCAGGTGGGGCGTCCGGAGACCGGGCTACGGGAAGCCAGGTTCGGGACGTACGCGAACTGCTCGCCGATGCCTTCAAATTGCCCTCCGATGAACCGGAACCCGGGCCGGAACCCCGGCCGGAACCCGGGCCGGAACTCGACGAGATCTCCATCGTGGGCACCAACAGCGAGTGGGACGGTGGTGGTTCGGCGGAGGGTGAGTTCCGTGAGCCACCGCCACCGCCACCTCGCGAGGGCGTGACGCGGGACCGTGTGTCCCATGGCCCCACCGTTCCGGGCCCCACCACGCACGACCCGTCCCCGGCGTCCCCAGCCACAGGCGGCTCCTCCACGCGGCGGGAGCACTCCTCAGCCGTACCCGACCCGCAGTCGGCCCCCGACCGGCCCGCCACCCCCCAGCCGGACACCGACCTCCCCGCGGCTCCCCGCGTCCCCCGCACCATGGCCGCCCCCTCCCGGGACGGCGAACTGCGGCGTACCTTCCGCCCGTTCCCGCCGCGCCCCTCGGTCGGGGAGACGTTCGCGGAAAGTTGGTGGGGCAACGCGTGGGTGACGGCTCTGGAAGAGGGCGCGTTGGACTCGGCCCGGTTGGCGCGGGGGCGGGCCTACGCCGACAAGGGGCAGGTGGACGCGATCACCGTCACCCCGGGGCTGGTGCTGGCGTATGTGCACGGGAGCAGGGCTCGGCCGTACCGGGTGCAACTCCGCCTGCGGACGCTGGACGACGAGGAATGGGATCGCTTCCTGGACGCGGCGGCGGAGCGACCGGGCCACATCGCCGCGCTGTTGGACAAGGAACTGCCGCAGACTCTCGCCGGACCCGAGGCCGGCTCCGAAGCCGGACCGGGACCTGAAGTCGGCTCCGAAGCCGGAGTCGAGGTAGGTGGCGAACCCGGACGCCGAGCAGCCCGTGGCACCGGAGCCGGAGCCGGAGCCGGAGCCGGAGCCGGAGCCGGAGCCGGAGCCGGAGCCGGGCGTGGCGTGCGTCTGTTGCCCGGCGCGGGGGAGCTCGAACCCCGCTGCAGCTGCCCCGACTTCGGGCACCCCTGCAAGCACGCGGCCGCGCTCTGCTATCAGACGGCGCGGTTGCTGGACGAGGACCCGTTCGTGCTGTTGTTGCTGCGGGGCCGGGGCGAGCGGGAGTTGCTCGACGCGTTGTCGCGGCGGAACGCGGCCCGTGC
Proteins encoded:
- a CDS encoding SWIM zinc finger family protein — its product is MPSDEPEPGPEPRPEPGPELDEISIVGTNSEWDGGGSAEGEFREPPPPPPREGVTRDRVSHGPTVPGPTTHDPSPASPATGGSSTRREHSSAVPDPQSAPDRPATPQPDTDLPAAPRVPRTMAAPSRDGELRRTFRPFPPRPSVGETFAESWWGNAWVTALEEGALDSARLARGRAYADKGQVDAITVTPGLVLAYVHGSRARPYRVQLRLRTLDDEEWDRFLDAAAERPGHIAALLDKELPQTLAGPEAGSEAGPGPEVGSEAGVEVGGEPGRRAARGTGAGAGAGAGAGAGAGAGAGRGVRLLPGAGELEPRCSCPDFGHPCKHAAALCYQTARLLDEDPFVLLLLRGRGERELLDALSRRNAARAARAAQEQEPAPLAGVRARDALAPRTLPPLPAPSPPPPHPEQPPVYPGVPGGPDAFALDQLATDAAARAHALLTTGRDPVAELTLWQDAVRLAAARPGSGLTATTRALYSSLAAATGRSPAELARAVAAWRQGGLEGLAVLEEPWDPPAGRFDRARPLLLAADLPAFRPRRNHLTHPRGHVQLRLGRDGLWYAYESEPGHDDWWPRGIPDLDPVGALTGLGSADD